From a single Fusobacterium pseudoperiodonticum genomic region:
- the asd gene encoding aspartate-semialdehyde dehydrogenase, producing the protein MERTKIAVVGATGMVGQRLLVLLENHPYFEVVKLAASKNSAGKRYGDLMANKWKLDMKIPEYTKDFIVEDAMDVKNVANGVKLIFCAVNLDKKELVALEEAYAKEEVVVVSNNSANRMKADVPMIIPEINAKHLDIVDIQRKRLGTKKGFIVVKPNCSIQSYVPVFAAIKEFGIKEASICTYQAISGSGRTFEEWPEMIGNIIPYIGGEEEKSEIEPLKIFGNIEDGEIKLNDTMKFSAQCIRVPVLDGHLACVSFNLENNPGKEVLIEKIKNFKSDITDLPLAPKEFIHYYEENDRPQPLLDRDNEKGMQITVGRLREDNLFDYKFVGLSHNTLRGAAGGAVLTAELVKKLGYLD; encoded by the coding sequence ATGGAAAGAACAAAAATCGCAGTAGTTGGTGCAACAGGAATGGTAGGACAAAGACTTCTTGTCCTTTTAGAAAATCACCCTTATTTTGAAGTTGTAAAATTAGCAGCTTCTAAAAATTCAGCAGGAAAAAGATATGGGGATTTAATGGCTAATAAATGGAAATTGGATATGAAAATCCCTGAATATACAAAGGATTTCATAGTTGAAGATGCTATGGATGTTAAAAATGTAGCAAATGGTGTTAAATTAATTTTCTGTGCAGTTAATTTAGATAAAAAAGAATTAGTTGCTTTAGAAGAAGCTTATGCTAAAGAAGAAGTTGTTGTAGTATCTAATAACTCAGCTAACCGTATGAAAGCTGATGTGCCTATGATAATACCTGAAATCAATGCAAAACACTTAGATATAGTTGATATACAAAGAAAAAGATTAGGAACTAAAAAAGGTTTCATAGTCGTAAAACCTAACTGTTCTATTCAAAGTTATGTTCCTGTATTTGCAGCTATAAAAGAATTTGGTATTAAAGAAGCTAGTATCTGTACTTATCAAGCTATTTCAGGAAGTGGAAGAACATTTGAAGAATGGCCTGAAATGATAGGAAATATCATTCCATACATAGGTGGAGAAGAAGAAAAAAGTGAAATTGAACCTTTAAAAATATTTGGAAATATAGAAGATGGAGAAATCAAGTTAAATGATACTATGAAATTCTCAGCTCAATGTATCAGAGTTCCTGTTTTAGATGGTCACTTAGCTTGTGTTTCATTTAATCTAGAAAATAATCCTGGTAAAGAAGTTTTAATTGAAAAAATTAAAAACTTTAAATCAGACATAACTGATTTACCTTTAGCTCCTAAAGAATTTATCCATTACTATGAAGAAAATGATAGACCTCAACCTTTACTTGATAGAGATAATGAAAAAGGAATGCAAATAACTGTGGGAAGATTAAGAGAAGATAATTTATTTGACTATAAATTTGTTGGACTTTCTCACAATACTTTAAGAGGAGCAGCTGGTGGGGCAGTTCTAACAGCTGAGCTTGTTAAAAAACTTGGATACTTAGACTAA
- a CDS encoding oligopeptide ABC transporter substrate-binding protein, protein MKFKKALALISGMLLLASCGGINDGGAKDAQKEAVDVSTVESQYPSYVENEGNPVETSVLKVAVVSDSPFRGIFNGFLYSDSLDGSFMASTMNGAFPIDADLKIILDSDETPIKVSVNPEEKTVTYKINPNFKWSNGEPVTTKDIVKTYEIMANQEYITSSKSLRYNKNRKAIVGIEEYNEGKADKISGLEVIDDSTMKIHLKEMTPSVYWGGNFVPEFVNAKQFEGIPMDKITESDALRKNPLSYGPYVIKEIVQGEKVIFEANPYYYKGEPKIKRLEMEILPPSQQVAAIKAGKYDIVLKVSPEIFPELEKLDNINILTKKAGSMNYIAFKLGKWDDEKNEVVTDPNSKMYDLNLRKAIAYAIDMDAVSKQFYHGLSTPAKSQLSPLFPSLHNPEINGFKQDVEKAKQLLDEAGFKDVDGDGIREGKDGKPVKYTLAMMSGGEIAEPLAQYYIQQWKAIGLDVELLDGRLLDSKNFYNRVNGDDPAIDFCIAGIGFGTDPQQLAIFGKNAKFNISRYISDNLEAALDATVSKDAMNEEYRVKAYKDYEKVFMEEIPAVPILNKLDILVVNKRIKKYDWRPNVDGKPNTFKWSMIEVVAPQPIVDSKN, encoded by the coding sequence ATGAAATTTAAAAAAGCCTTAGCTTTAATTAGTGGGATGCTATTACTAGCTTCTTGTGGTGGTATTAACGATGGGGGAGCTAAAGACGCACAAAAAGAAGCCGTTGATGTATCAACTGTTGAAAGTCAATACCCAAGTTATGTAGAAAATGAAGGGAATCCAGTGGAAACTTCGGTTCTAAAAGTTGCAGTAGTATCAGATTCACCTTTTAGAGGAATCTTTAACGGATTTTTATACAGTGATAGTTTAGATGGAAGTTTTATGGCAAGTACTATGAATGGAGCTTTTCCTATTGATGCAGATTTAAAAATAATCTTAGACAGTGATGAAACTCCAATAAAAGTAAGTGTTAATCCAGAAGAAAAGACAGTTACATATAAAATTAATCCAAACTTTAAATGGTCAAATGGAGAACCTGTAACAACTAAAGATATAGTTAAAACTTATGAAATAATGGCTAACCAAGAATATATAACTAGTTCAAAGTCATTAAGATATAATAAAAATAGAAAAGCTATTGTTGGTATAGAAGAATATAATGAAGGAAAGGCTGATAAAATATCAGGACTTGAAGTTATAGATGATTCAACAATGAAAATTCATTTAAAAGAAATGACTCCATCAGTATACTGGGGAGGAAATTTTGTACCTGAGTTTGTAAATGCAAAACAATTTGAAGGTATACCTATGGATAAGATAACAGAATCAGATGCTTTAAGAAAGAATCCTTTATCTTATGGTCCTTATGTTATAAAAGAAATAGTTCAAGGAGAAAAAGTAATATTTGAAGCAAACCCTTATTACTATAAAGGTGAACCTAAAATAAAAAGATTAGAAATGGAAATTCTACCTCCATCTCAACAAGTTGCAGCTATAAAAGCTGGAAAATATGATATAGTTTTAAAAGTTAGTCCAGAAATATTCCCTGAATTAGAAAAATTAGATAATATCAATATACTAACTAAAAAAGCTGGTTCTATGAACTACATCGCATTTAAACTTGGTAAATGGGATGATGAAAAGAATGAAGTTGTAACAGATCCTAATTCAAAAATGTATGATCTTAACTTAAGAAAAGCCATAGCTTATGCAATTGATATGGATGCAGTAAGTAAACAATTCTACCATGGATTGTCTACTCCAGCAAAATCACAACTTTCTCCATTATTCCCATCATTACATAATCCAGAAATAAATGGATTTAAACAAGATGTGGAAAAAGCTAAACAATTACTTGATGAAGCTGGATTCAAAGATGTTGATGGTGATGGAATAAGAGAAGGTAAGGATGGAAAACCTGTTAAATATACTTTAGCTATGATGTCAGGTGGAGAAATTGCTGAACCTCTTGCACAATACTATATTCAACAATGGAAAGCTATAGGACTTGATGTTGAATTACTTGATGGAAGATTATTAGATTCAAAGAACTTCTATAATAGAGTAAATGGAGACGATCCTGCAATAGATTTCTGTATAGCTGGTATAGGTTTTGGAACAGATCCTCAACAATTAGCTATATTTGGAAAAAATGCTAAGTTTAATATTTCTCGTTACATATCAGATAACCTTGAAGCAGCTTTAGATGCTACAGTTTCAAAAGATGCTATGAATGAAGAATATAGAGTAAAAGCTTATAAAGATTATGAAAAGGTATTTATGGAAGAAATTCCAGCTGTCCCTATATTAAATAAGCTAGATATCTTAGTTGTAAATAAGAGAATTAAAAAATATGATTGGAGACCAAATGTAGATGGAAAACCTAATACATTCAAATGGTCTATGATAGAAGTTGTAGCACCTCAACCAATTGTAGATTCTAAAAACTAA
- the thrB gene encoding homoserine kinase codes for MFEVKVPMTSANVACGFDTLGLALQTHSIFHFELNDKLDFVGFEKEFCNEDNLVYIAFKKTLNFLNKSIDGVKISLIEQAPIARGLGSSATCVVAGIFGAYLLTGTEINKNDILKIATELEGHPDNVAPAIFGNLCASCLVDDEAISVQYNVDERFNFMALIPNFETKTADARKALPKDLPLKDAIFSLSRLGIVLRAFETYDIQTLKKVLADKIHEPYRKNLIHEYDEVRNICENIESYGFFISGSGSTLINILIDETKLELIKEQLKNLKYNWKVLFTKVDKEGTTWKERNV; via the coding sequence ATGTTTGAAGTAAAAGTACCTATGACCTCTGCCAATGTAGCCTGTGGTTTTGATACTCTAGGGCTTGCCTTACAAACTCATTCTATATTTCATTTTGAATTGAATGATAAATTAGATTTTGTAGGTTTTGAAAAAGAATTTTGTAATGAAGATAATCTTGTTTATATCGCTTTTAAAAAGACTTTAAACTTCTTAAATAAAAGTATAGATGGAGTTAAAATCTCTTTAATAGAACAAGCTCCTATTGCAAGAGGCTTAGGAAGTAGTGCTACTTGCGTTGTAGCTGGTATATTTGGAGCTTACTTATTGACAGGAACTGAAATAAATAAGAATGATATTTTAAAAATTGCAACAGAACTTGAAGGACATCCAGATAATGTAGCTCCTGCTATATTTGGTAATCTATGTGCTTCTTGCCTTGTAGATGATGAAGCTATATCTGTTCAATACAATGTAGATGAAAGATTTAATTTTATGGCTCTTATACCTAATTTTGAAACTAAGACAGCAGATGCAAGAAAAGCTCTGCCTAAAGACTTACCTTTGAAGGATGCTATATTCTCTCTAAGCCGTTTAGGAATAGTTTTAAGAGCTTTTGAAACTTATGATATACAAACTTTAAAGAAAGTACTAGCTGATAAAATTCATGAGCCATATCGTAAAAATTTAATTCATGAATATGATGAAGTAAGAAATATTTGTGAAAATATTGAAAGCTATGGATTTTTTATCTCAGGTAGTGGTTCAACTTTAATAAATATATTGATTGATGAAACTAAGCTAGAACTTATAAAAGAACAATTAAAAAATTTAAAATATAATTGGAAAGTTCTCTTTACTAAAGTAGATAAAGAAGGAACAACTTGGAAAGAAAGGAATGTTTAG
- a CDS encoding oligopeptide ABC transporter substrate-binding protein, whose translation MKTKWLKVFGLFTGLLLLASCGDVNGGSKDAGNEKEVVDVSAIEKKYPSYFKNDAEAVQVDTLKVAIVSDSPFKGIFNGFLYSDAIDNKFMKYTMNGAFPIDNDLKLILDSDETPIKVTINPEEKTVTYKINPKFKWSNGDPVTTKDIVKTYEIFANQDYIVSSKSLRFSKNRKAIVGIEEYNEGKADKISGLEVIDDSTMKIHLKEVTPSTYWGGNFAGELINAKQFEGIPMDKIAESDALRKNPLSYGPYVIKQIIQGEKVIFEANPYYYKGEPKIKRIEMEVLPSSQQVAAMKAGKYDIIFGASNDVFPEVEKLDNINILTKKASYMNYIAFKLGKWDAEKNEVVTDPNSKMYDINLRKAMAYAIDNDAIGEQFYHGLATTAKSQLSPLFPSLHDPSINGYRIDIEKAKKLLDDAGYKDVDGDGIREGKDGKPIKFTLAMMSGGDIAEPLSQYYLQQWKSIGLNVELVDGRLLDINNFYDRVEADDPAIDFCLAAIGFGSDPQQVSLFGKTAGFNISRYTSETLEKALANTVSPEAIDDQKRAEFYKEYERVFMDEIPVVPQLNKYEYLVVNKRVKMFDWTESMRAFGEEFDWSKLEVTAKDPLVSETK comes from the coding sequence ATGAAAACAAAATGGTTAAAAGTGTTTGGACTGTTTACTGGTTTACTGTTGTTAGCTTCTTGTGGAGATGTGAACGGAGGTTCAAAGGACGCAGGAAATGAAAAAGAGGTTGTAGATGTTTCAGCCATTGAAAAGAAATATCCTTCTTATTTTAAAAATGATGCAGAAGCTGTTCAAGTAGATACTCTAAAAGTAGCTATAGTATCAGATTCTCCTTTTAAAGGGATATTTAATGGTTTCCTTTATTCAGATGCGATAGATAATAAGTTTATGAAATATACTATGAATGGAGCTTTTCCTATAGATAATGACTTAAAACTTATCTTAGATAGTGATGAAACTCCAATAAAAGTTACTATAAATCCAGAAGAAAAAACTGTTACATATAAAATTAATCCAAAATTTAAATGGTCAAATGGAGACCCTGTAACAACTAAAGATATAGTAAAAACTTATGAAATATTTGCAAATCAAGATTATATAGTAAGTTCTAAATCTTTAAGATTTAGTAAAAATAGAAAAGCTATTGTTGGTATAGAAGAATATAATGAAGGAAAAGCTGATAAAATATCAGGACTTGAAGTTATAGATGACTCTACAATGAAAATACACCTAAAAGAAGTAACTCCTTCTACATACTGGGGAGGAAATTTTGCAGGAGAATTAATTAATGCAAAGCAATTTGAAGGAATACCTATGGACAAAATTGCAGAATCAGATGCTTTAAGAAAAAATCCTCTATCTTATGGACCTTATGTTATTAAACAAATAATACAAGGAGAAAAAGTTATATTTGAAGCTAACCCTTATTATTATAAAGGTGAACCTAAGATAAAAAGAATTGAAATGGAAGTTTTACCTTCATCTCAACAAGTTGCTGCTATGAAGGCTGGAAAATATGATATAATATTTGGTGCAAGTAATGATGTTTTTCCTGAAGTAGAAAAATTAGATAATATCAATATCTTAACTAAAAAAGCATCTTATATGAACTATATCGCATTTAAATTAGGTAAATGGGATGCAGAAAAAAATGAAGTTGTAACAGATCCTAATTCAAAAATGTATGATATAAATCTAAGAAAAGCTATGGCTTATGCTATAGATAATGATGCAATTGGAGAACAATTTTATCATGGATTAGCTACTACAGCTAAATCACAACTTTCTCCGTTATTCCCATCATTACATGATCCAAGTATAAATGGATATAGAATTGATATTGAAAAAGCTAAAAAGTTACTAGATGACGCTGGATATAAAGATGTTGATGGCGATGGAATAAGAGAAGGAAAAGACGGAAAACCTATTAAATTTACTTTAGCTATGATGTCAGGTGGAGATATAGCTGAACCTCTTTCACAATATTATTTACAACAATGGAAGTCTATAGGACTTAATGTTGAATTAGTTGATGGAAGATTGTTGGATATAAATAACTTCTATGATAGAGTAGAAGCAGATGATCCTGCTATCGATTTCTGTTTAGCAGCTATAGGTTTTGGTTCAGATCCTCAACAAGTAAGTTTATTTGGAAAAACTGCAGGATTTAATATTTCACGTTATACTTCTGAAACGCTAGAGAAGGCATTAGCTAATACTGTGTCTCCAGAAGCTATAGATGATCAAAAGAGAGCAGAATTCTATAAAGAATATGAAAGAGTATTTATGGATGAAATCCCTGTAGTTCCTCAATTAAATAAATATGAATATTTAGTTGTAAATAAGAGAGTAAAAATGTTTGACTGGACAGAAAGTATGAGAGCTTTTGGAGAAGAATTTGACTGGTCTAAACTAGAAGTAACAGCTAAAGATCCTTTAGTTTCAGAAACAAAATAA
- a CDS encoding oligopeptide ABC transporter substrate-binding protein, translating into MNGKLKKLISLFAGMMLLVSCGDVNGGKADAAKQEVNLNEIEQKYPVAYKNEGEVVPVDTLKVAVVSSSPYKGIFNGFLYSSGIDNEFMQYTMNGAFPTNPDFTLVLDSDETPIKVTVNPEEKTVTYKINPKFKWSNGEPVTTKDIVKTYEIVANQKYIESSSSSRFNKNRKKIVGIQEYNEGKADKISGLEVIDDSTMKIHLTEVTPSVYWGGNFVSEFVNAKQFEGVPMDKIIESPALRKNPLSYGPYYIKDIVQGEKVIFEANPYYYRGEPKIKTIEMEILPPSQQVAAIKSGKYDIVFSPELNIFPEIENLDNINILARKAMYFSYLGFHVGKWDAEKNEVITDPNSKMYDINLKRAMAYAIDNDSIAKQFYHGLAMRAPSPIAPIFTQLRNPEVDGFKIDIEKAKKILDDAGYKDVDGDGIREGKDGKPFKINLAMMSGSEIQEPLSQYYIQQWKSIGLNVELVDGRLLDFNNFYDRLKADDPAIDCFFAAFGYGTDPQQMSLFGKNSQFNKSRYTSETFEKALEAQISPEALDEAKRIEIYHNYDKIFMEELPVAPQLNKMEYIVVNKRVKEYDWKYDTDMKEFDWSKIEVTAKEPISDSKN; encoded by the coding sequence ATGAATGGTAAACTAAAAAAACTGATTAGTTTATTTGCTGGAATGATGTTACTTGTATCTTGTGGAGATGTAAATGGTGGTAAAGCAGATGCAGCTAAGCAAGAAGTTAATCTAAATGAGATAGAACAAAAATATCCAGTAGCCTATAAAAATGAAGGTGAAGTAGTACCTGTAGATACTTTAAAAGTAGCTGTAGTATCAAGTTCACCTTATAAAGGAATTTTCAATGGATTTCTTTATTCAAGTGGAATAGACAATGAATTTATGCAATATACTATGAATGGAGCTTTCCCAACAAATCCAGACTTTACATTGGTATTAGACAGTGATGAAACTCCAATAAAAGTTACAGTTAATCCTGAGGAAAAAACAGTAACATATAAGATTAATCCAAAATTTAAATGGTCAAATGGAGAGCCTGTAACAACTAAAGACATAGTAAAAACTTATGAAATTGTTGCTAACCAAAAATATATAGAAAGTTCTTCATCTTCAAGATTTAATAAAAATAGAAAGAAGATAGTAGGAATACAAGAGTATAATGAAGGAAAAGCAGATAAAATATCAGGACTTGAAGTTATAGATGATTCTACTATGAAAATACACTTAACAGAAGTAACTCCATCAGTTTACTGGGGAGGAAACTTTGTTAGTGAATTTGTTAATGCAAAACAATTTGAAGGTGTACCTATGGATAAAATCATAGAATCTCCTGCATTAAGAAAGAACCCTCTATCTTATGGACCTTACTATATTAAAGATATAGTTCAAGGAGAAAAAGTAATATTTGAAGCTAACCCTTACTACTATAGAGGAGAACCAAAAATAAAAACTATAGAAATGGAAATCTTACCTCCATCTCAACAAGTTGCTGCAATTAAGAGTGGAAAATATGACATAGTATTCAGCCCTGAATTAAATATTTTCCCTGAAATAGAAAATTTAGATAATATTAATATACTTGCAAGAAAAGCAATGTATTTCAGTTACTTAGGATTCCATGTAGGTAAATGGGATGCTGAAAAGAATGAAGTTATAACAGATCCTAATTCAAAAATGTATGATATTAATTTAAAAAGAGCCATGGCTTATGCTATAGACAATGACAGTATTGCAAAACAATTTTATCATGGTTTAGCAATGAGAGCACCATCACCTATAGCTCCAATATTTACTCAATTACGTAATCCTGAAGTAGATGGATTTAAAATTGATATAGAAAAAGCTAAAAAAATACTAGATGATGCTGGATATAAAGATGTTGATGGAGATGGAATAAGAGAAGGAAAAGATGGAAAACCATTTAAAATTAATCTAGCTATGATGTCAGGTTCAGAAATACAAGAACCATTGAGCCAATATTATATTCAACAATGGAAATCAATAGGACTTAATGTTGAATTAGTTGATGGAAGACTTCTAGACTTCAACAACTTCTATGATAGACTTAAAGCAGACGATCCAGCAATAGACTGTTTCTTTGCTGCATTTGGTTATGGTACAGACCCTCAACAAATGAGTTTATTTGGAAAGAATTCTCAATTCAATAAATCTCGTTATACATCTGAAACTTTTGAAAAAGCTTTAGAAGCTCAAATTTCTCCAGAAGCTTTAGATGAAGCTAAGAGAATAGAAATCTACCATAATTATGATAAAATATTTATGGAAGAACTACCAGTGGCTCCTCAATTGAATAAGATGGAATACATAGTAGTTAACAAGAGAGTTAAAGAGTATGACTGGAAATATGATACTGATATGAAGGAATTTGACTGGTCTAAGATAGAAGTTACAGCTAAAGAACCTATATCAGATTCAAAAAATTAA
- a CDS encoding homoserine dehydrogenase, producing the protein MKIAILGFGTVGSGVYEIAKTLKNIEVKKVLEKDLSKINIATDNYDEIINDKEIELVVECMGGLHPAYEFIMQALKSKKPVVSANKAVIAKYLDEFLQAAKENNVEFRFEASVGGGIPCLAGIQKIRRVENIDKFYGIFNGTSNFILDNMYRFENEFFTTLKTAQELGYAEADPSADIDGYDVTNKVIISFALAYDGFIKNEFPCFTMRNITKEDILYFKKNGLIAKYIGEATTVGNEYEASVMLNLFPTNALEGNVLSNYNIVTVQSHTMGEVKFYGQGAGKLPTANAIIQDILDIQANISFNPISIEKKYSYSAKLFKHRYVLRSNEELKGEFDKIEKDGNNFYHYTKEITQADLLKVIEGKDCLVTKLSEVLA; encoded by the coding sequence ATGAAAATAGCAATTTTAGGTTTTGGAACAGTTGGAAGCGGAGTTTATGAGATAGCAAAGACTTTAAAGAATATTGAAGTAAAAAAAGTTCTTGAAAAAGATTTAAGCAAGATAAATATAGCTACCGATAATTATGATGAAATTATCAATGATAAAGAAATAGAATTAGTTGTTGAGTGCATGGGAGGATTACATCCTGCTTATGAATTTATTATGCAAGCTTTAAAAAGTAAGAAACCTGTCGTAAGTGCTAATAAGGCAGTTATAGCAAAATATTTAGATGAATTTTTACAAGCTGCTAAAGAAAATAATGTTGAGTTTCGTTTTGAAGCAAGTGTTGGAGGAGGAATTCCTTGTCTTGCAGGTATTCAAAAAATTCGTCGTGTAGAAAATATAGATAAATTTTATGGAATTTTCAATGGTACAAGTAACTTTATCTTAGATAATATGTATAGATTTGAAAATGAATTTTTTACAACTTTAAAAACAGCTCAAGAATTAGGTTATGCTGAAGCAGATCCTAGTGCTGATATAGATGGATATGATGTAACTAACAAGGTTATTATAAGTTTTGCTTTAGCTTATGATGGTTTTATTAAAAATGAATTTCCTTGTTTCACTATGAGAAATATAACTAAAGAAGATATTCTATATTTCAAGAAAAATGGTTTAATAGCTAAATACATAGGAGAAGCAACAACTGTTGGAAATGAATATGAAGCTTCAGTAATGTTAAATTTGTTCCCAACAAATGCTTTAGAAGGAAATGTTTTAAGTAACTATAATATTGTTACAGTACAATCTCATACTATGGGAGAAGTAAAATTCTATGGTCAAGGTGCAGGAAAATTACCAACTGCTAATGCAATAATTCAAGATATCTTAGATATACAAGCAAATATTTCTTTCAACCCTATTTCAATAGAAAAGAAATATTCTTATTCAGCTAAGTTATTCAAACATAGATATGTACTTCGTTCAAATGAAGAATTAAAAGGAGAATTTGATAAAATAGAAAAAGATGGAAATAACTTCTATCACTATACAAAAGAAATTACTCAAGCAGATTTATTAAAAGTGATTGAAGGAAAAGATTGTCTTGTTACTAAGTTAAGTGAGGTGTTAGCATAA
- the thrC gene encoding threonine synthase, whose protein sequence is MNYRSTRNNTIRKNDKTALLQGLSEDGGLFVLENFNEKKIDLKNLLDKSYTDIAFEVLKLFFSFDESKLKSVIEKAYSKFSTSKVTPLVELKDAYVLELFHGPTSAFKDVALTLLPYLIQLALEGSDQEILILTATSGDTGKAALEGFKDVDQTEIIVFYPKNGVSKIQELQMRTQEGKNTKVCAIEGNFDDAQTAVKNIFLDEELQKKLGKKKFSSANSINIGRLTPQIVYYIVAYIDLVKNKKINLGDKINFVVPTGNFGDILAGYYAKKLGLPVNKLVCASNKNNVLYDFLTTGIYDRNREFLKTISPSMDILISSNLERLLYDLSGSDDKYIKSLMDELKQSGKYQVNTDILAKLKAEFGSGYASDEETSQVIKKVWEEEKYLLDPHTAVAYKVMLEQNLEGETVVLSTASPYKFCTSVANAVLNITDEDEFKLMEKLYEFTKVPVPENLKNLNSKEIRHSDLVKREDMAKYILEAEKCLK, encoded by the coding sequence ATGAATTATAGAAGTACAAGAAATAATACGATTAGAAAAAATGATAAAACAGCTCTTTTACAAGGTTTAAGTGAAGATGGTGGACTTTTTGTTTTAGAAAACTTCAACGAAAAAAAAATAGATTTAAAAAATTTATTAGATAAATCTTATACAGATATTGCTTTTGAAGTCTTAAAATTATTTTTTTCATTTGATGAGAGTAAATTAAAGTCTGTGATAGAAAAAGCATATAGCAAGTTTTCAACTTCAAAAGTTACTCCTCTTGTTGAATTAAAAGATGCTTATGTTTTAGAGCTATTTCATGGGCCTACAAGTGCTTTTAAAGATGTTGCCTTAACATTATTACCTTATCTAATTCAATTAGCTCTTGAGGGAAGTGACCAAGAGATTTTAATTTTGACAGCTACAAGTGGAGATACAGGAAAAGCTGCCTTAGAAGGTTTTAAAGATGTAGACCAAACTGAAATTATTGTTTTTTATCCTAAAAATGGAGTAAGTAAAATTCAAGAATTACAAATGAGAACTCAAGAAGGAAAAAATACTAAGGTTTGTGCTATAGAAGGAAATTTTGATGATGCTCAAACTGCTGTAAAAAATATTTTCTTAGATGAAGAATTACAAAAGAAATTAGGAAAGAAAAAATTCTCAAGTGCTAACTCTATAAATATAGGACGTTTAACTCCACAAATAGTTTACTATATCGTTGCCTATATTGATTTAGTAAAAAATAAAAAAATAAACTTAGGGGATAAAATAAATTTCGTTGTACCTACTGGAAACTTTGGAGATATCTTAGCAGGGTACTATGCAAAAAAATTAGGTCTACCTGTTAATAAATTAGTTTGTGCAAGTAATAAAAATAATGTTTTATATGACTTCTTAACAACAGGTATCTATGATAGAAACCGTGAATTCTTAAAAACAATTTCTCCTAGTATGGATATTTTAATATCAAGTAACTTAGAAAGACTACTTTATGATTTAAGTGGTTCTGATGATAAATATATAAAATCTTTAATGGATGAATTAAAACAAAGTGGTAAATATCAAGTTAATACTGATATATTAGCTAAGTTAAAAGCAGAATTTGGAAGTGGCTATGCTAGTGACGAAGAAACTTCTCAAGTAATTAAAAAAGTTTGGGAAGAAGAAAAATATTTACTAGATCCTCATACAGCTGTTGCATACAAAGTAATGCTTGAACAAAATTTAGAAGGTGAAACTGTTGTATTGTCAACTGCTTCTCCATATAAATTCTGTACTAGTGTTGCTAATGCAGTTTTAAATATAACAGATGAAGATGAATTTAAATTGATGGAAAAACTATATGAATTTACAAAAGTGCCTGTTCCTGAAAATCTAAAAAATCTAAATTCTAAGGAAATAAGACATAGTGATTTAGTAAAAAGAGAAGATATGGCTAAATACATCCTGGAGGCTGAAAAATGTTTGAAGTAA
- a CDS encoding metallophosphoesterase yields MKKGTIIRKGQVKYINEDDYKRIFVISDLHGYYNLFLKFLEKVNLQKDDLLINLGDSCDRGAQSYELYVKYNEMIKEGYNVLHLLGNHEDMLLTAVNTLDESSIDHWYRNNGETTIESFKNVTGLTKEDFYDKEKNKFLVDFLSTFPTLIVSDKTIFAHAAYNPDLSPEEQEEYFLIWNRQNFWDRNFTGKAIYFGHTPSKKEDHTIVYYSNNCTCIDLGTYKYQKMVGVEIKSKEEYYID; encoded by the coding sequence ATGAAAAAAGGAACAATCATCAGAAAAGGACAAGTAAAATATATAAATGAAGATGATTATAAAAGAATTTTTGTAATTTCAGATTTACATGGTTATTACAATTTATTTTTAAAATTTTTAGAAAAAGTAAATCTACAGAAAGATGATTTACTTATAAATCTTGGTGACTCTTGTGATAGAGGAGCACAATCTTACGAATTATATGTGAAGTATAATGAAATGATAAAAGAAGGCTATAATGTATTACACTTATTAGGAAACCATGAAGATATGTTATTAACAGCAGTAAATACATTAGATGAAAGTAGCATAGATCATTGGTATAGAAATAATGGAGAAACAACAATAGAATCTTTTAAAAATGTTACAGGCTTAACAAAAGAAGATTTCTATGATAAGGAAAAGAATAAATTTCTTGTAGATTTTTTATCAACTTTTCCAACTCTTATAGTTTCAGATAAAACTATATTTGCTCATGCAGCATATAATCCTGATTTGAGTCCAGAAGAACAAGAGGAATATTTCTTAATATGGAATAGACAAAATTTCTGGGATAGAAATTTCACTGGAAAGGCTATATATTTTGGACATACTCCTTCAAAAAAGGAAGACCACACTATAGTTTACTATTCTAATAATTGTACTTGTATAGACTTAGGAACATATAAGTATCAAAAAATGGTGGGAGTTGAAATAAAAAGCAAGGAAGAGTACTATATAGACTAA